In one window of Tubulanus polymorphus chromosome 3, tnTubPoly1.2, whole genome shotgun sequence DNA:
- the LOC141901523 gene encoding uncharacterized protein LOC141901523, with amino-acid sequence MDRMDMTVREIVSGVLSWFGRLTVRDVTVFAFCVIILYLCGANERYAFVPRWRVDADVDMFANRRYPSVAETLPPPIVTDLESDGSNEVVVVTNEFRLRIYATVDDDDRSTYVLPEPRIKTDIQLPLNVSEDGRVSRPVAMATGYLLKEDADVPIFKQVIAIVTDDWNVLCYNHKLRLLWRTQLMDVGQSRDNYYIKSMQIVVASIKLLKKDEGLILVGGSFAHKIHQHAGGQLFGDDGLNQQKETHHNDDDSLTHFTTFALSATDGTVRWHHLPADFKQTQSFEKDFENSHHWKLALKRGHLHRGEKPWTDYRYDFLKYLPHSWTSIEDTKFTLGNIKRSSESESAPTEPEPQETSTLSGFIDLQNVFTGVDAGDEGTTGRAVDTNCLVVHSDHGVEVLNVVSGQPIAKLRLPVGRQTYADISGDGEIEEIAKKVRAASAATDDGVGATDCDAVVGKFKQAKTVFQVALCDPAEYSMYKLMTGKENFIEDPLTTIPPLVVKRIAKQPGFVGLLHHRLTGEDSIWKQKEKDLIFVTSNGAAVSYDSKGTVHWIAKTQSKWSHMSRIAIDDAFGDDSTKDIYRNAFKPTATVLPLQKHGPTNSLLVIGWDQMTLIDLTYGNILGVHKIPCVPNSNAVIGDFDNDGWSDVILVCPSGYLGFSINPSTNWTYAILLRVAVILTIALLSWCCTPDQFDDDEDDDDDDSR; translated from the exons ATGGATCGTATGGATATGACTGTAAGAGAGATTGTAAGCGGCGTTCTATCATGGTTCGGTCGTCTCACCGTCCGAGACGTCACCGTATTCGCGTTCTGCGTAATCATCCTCTATCTGTGCGGCGCCAACGAGCGGTACGCGTTCGTTCCGCGATGGCGCGTAGACGCCGACGTCGATATGTTCGCTAATCGTCGATACCCGTCGGTCGCCGAGACGCTTCCGCCGCCGATCGTCACCGATTTAGAAAGCGACGGCTCGAACGAAGTCGTCGTCGTTACGAACGAGTTTCGATTGCGAATTTACGCGaccgtcgacgacgacgatcgGTCGACGTACGTTTTACCGGAACCGCGGATTAAAACGGACATCCAGCTGCCGCTTAACGTGTCCGAGGACGGGCGCGTCAGTCGGCCGGTAGCTATGGCGACCGGGTATCTGTTGAAGGAAGATGCGGATGTGCCGATTTTTAAACAG GTAATCGCTATTGTAACCGATGACTGGAATGTGTTATGTTATAATCATAAGCTGCGTCTGCTGTGGAGAACTCAGTTAATGGATGTCGGTCAATCTCGCGATAATTACTACATTAAATCCATGCAGATCGTCGTCGCTTCGATTAAACTACTGAAGAAAGACGAAGGGTTAATTCTGGTCGGCGGAAGTTTCGCTCATAAGATACATCAACATGCCGGCGGACA ATTATTTGGtgatgatggactgaatcaGCAGAAAGAAACTCATCACAATGACGACGATAGTTTGACGCATTTCACTACGTTTGCCTTGAGCGCGACTGATGGTACAGTTCGATGGCATCATTTACCGGCAgatttcaaacaaacacaatCATTCGAAAAG GATTTCGAGAATTCACATCATTGGAAATTAGCACTGAAAAGAGGTCACCTTCACAGAGGAGAGAAACCATGGACGGATTACAGATACGATTTTCTCAAATATCTG CCTCATTCCTGGACGTCGATCGAAGATACGAAATTCACGTTAGGAAATATCAAACGTTCATCGGAGTCGGAGTCGGCTCCGACTGAACCGGAGCCGCAGGAAACGAGCACTCTATCCGGTTTTATCGATCTACAAAACGTGTTTACCGGCGTCGACGCCGGGGATGAGGGCACCACCGGTCGAGCCGTCGATACGAACTGCCTCGTCGTTCACAGCGATCACGGCGTCGAAGTTTTAAACGTCGTCAGCGGGCAACCGATCGCGAAACTGCGTCTGCCAGTCGGACGGCAGACGTACGCCGATATCAGCGGCGACGGAGAAATCGAGGAGATCGCGAAGAAAGTCCGCGCTGCGTCGGCAGCGACGGACGACGGCGTCGGCGCGACCGATTGCGACGCGGTAGTCGGGAAATTCAAACAAGCGAAGACGGTGTTCCAGGTGGCGCTCTGCGACCCGGCCGAATACTCGATGTATAAACTCATGACCGGTAAAGAGAATTTCATCGAGGATCCGTTAACGACGATACCGCCCCTCGTCGTTAAGAG GATAGCTAAACAGCCCGGGTTCGTAGGATTGTTACACCATCGTTTAACGGGCGAAGATTCAATTTGGAAACAAAAAGAGAAAGATTTGATATTCGTGACGAGTAACGGCGCGGCGGTGTCGTACGACTCGAAGGGAACCGTTCACTGGATCGCGAAGACTCAATCGAAATGGTCGCACATGTCGCGTATCGCCATCGACGACGCGTTCGGCGACGACTCGACGAAAGATATTTACAGAAACGCATTTAAACCCACGGCGACCGTCCTACCTCTTCAGAAACACGGGCCGACG AACAGTTTACTGGTGATCGGTTGGGATCAGATGACGTTGATCGATCTCACGTACGGAAATATTCTCGGCGTCCATAAGATTCCGTGCGTTCCGAACTCGAACGCGGTGATCGGCGATTTCGACAATGACGGATGGTCCGACGTTATTCTAGTTTGTCCTTCAGG ttatTTAGGATTCAGTATAAACCCGAGTACTAACTGGACGTACGCGATACTACTGCGAGTAGCCGTTATATTGACGATAGCTTTATTGAGTTGGTGCTGTACCCCGGATCAGTTTGATGACGATGaagatgacgacgatgatgattcGAGATGA
- the LOC141901525 gene encoding suppressor of tumorigenicity 14 protein homolog isoform X1, which produces MSSKIFWILLLQVWTTLASVYDKPVVMDQNCGKQLNIGIKHGGKLILTNKQKYAPNMDCTVTLVAPKNKRIQIYFKKLDIENVPACTKDKLDVYEGMQVMAGKKLPIHMMGFCGDSTHAPWPHSDQNVLTLHFTSDADTETSGFEIIFSEYHDDYCVEGKEFMCGNFDCIDQSLVCDGEFNCEDKSDEDRYGYSKCKDFLENKLPWWKRILGSSDGS; this is translated from the exons ATGTCGTCCAAGATTTTTTGGATTCTCTTGCTTCAAGTATGGACTACGTTAGCCAGTGTTTATGATAAACCAG TTGTAATGGACCAGAATTGCGGAAAACAATTGAACATCGGTATCAAACACGGCGGAAAACTAATACTGACCAACAAACAGAAATACGCGCCCAATATGGACTGCACGGTCACTCTGGTGGCGCCGAAAAACAAACGAATTCAAATCTACTTCAAGAAACTGGACATCGAAAACGTGCCGGCTTGTACTAAAGATAAATTAGACGTTTACGAAGGCATGCAAGTGATGGCGGGCAAGAAGTTACCAA TTCACATGATGGGATTCTGCGGTGATAGTACACACGCCCCGTGGCCCCATTCCGACCAGAATGTATTGACACTTCATTTCACGAGTGACGCCGACACTGAGACGAGCGGATTCGAAATCATTTTCTCCGAATATCACGACG ATTACTGCGTGGAAGGTAAAGAGTTCATGTGCGGTAATTTCGACTGTATCGATCAGTCGTTAGTTTGTGACGGTGAATTCAACTGCGAAGATAAATCCGATGAGGATAGATACGGCTATTCTAAGTGTAAAG ATTTCCTGGAAAACAAATTGCCGTGGTGGAAACGAATACTGGGCTCAAGTGATGGTAGCtaa
- the LOC141901525 gene encoding neuropilin and tolloid-like protein 1 isoform X2 codes for MSSKIFWILLLQVWTTLASVYDKPVVMDQNCGKQLNIGIKHGGKLILTNKQKYAPNMDCTVTLVAPKNKRIQIYFKKLDIENVPACTKDKLDVYEGMQVMAGKKLPIHMMGFCGDSTHAPWPHSDQNVLTLHFTSDADTETSGFEIIFSEYHDDYCVEGKEFMCGNFDCIDQSLVCDGEFNCEDKSDEDRYGYSKCKENSKTGKLPWWKRLWQKLFG; via the exons ATGTCGTCCAAGATTTTTTGGATTCTCTTGCTTCAAGTATGGACTACGTTAGCCAGTGTTTATGATAAACCAG TTGTAATGGACCAGAATTGCGGAAAACAATTGAACATCGGTATCAAACACGGCGGAAAACTAATACTGACCAACAAACAGAAATACGCGCCCAATATGGACTGCACGGTCACTCTGGTGGCGCCGAAAAACAAACGAATTCAAATCTACTTCAAGAAACTGGACATCGAAAACGTGCCGGCTTGTACTAAAGATAAATTAGACGTTTACGAAGGCATGCAAGTGATGGCGGGCAAGAAGTTACCAA TTCACATGATGGGATTCTGCGGTGATAGTACACACGCCCCGTGGCCCCATTCCGACCAGAATGTATTGACACTTCATTTCACGAGTGACGCCGACACTGAGACGAGCGGATTCGAAATCATTTTCTCCGAATATCACGACG ATTACTGCGTGGAAGGTAAAGAGTTCATGTGCGGTAATTTCGACTGTATCGATCAGTCGTTAGTTTGTGACGGTGAATTCAACTGCGAAGATAAATCCGATGAGGATAGATACGGCTATTCTAAGTGTAAAG AGAATAGTAAAACGGGAAAACTCCCCTGGTGGAAAAGGTTGTGGCAGAAATTATTTGGTTAG
- the LOC141901551 gene encoding uncharacterized protein LOC141901551, with protein MAAVVTEISTSKKSKDCEENGHVVDDVDAKEIEDVEAAEATKKKKKKKKKKKAAQEGQEGGTQEGGDEDKIDQITKKLDNQDLEDGEKEADAEGAPKKKNKKKNKKKKGGGKQQTVPPSLAIVDLFPDGNFPEGEIMEYPATQDDRFAKDRITNEEKKQLDRSQLDLYNEIRLAAEAHRQTRQYMQSYIKPGMTMIHICETLEGISRKLIKENGLEAGLAFPTGCSLNHCAAHYTPNAGDTTVLGYDDVCKIDFGTHINGRIIDCAFTMSFNPKYDKLLEAVKDATNTGIRNAGIDVRLCDIGEAIQEVMESYEVELDGKTYQVKPIRNLNGHSIGPYRIHAGKTVPIVKGGEAVKMEENEFYAIETFGSTGKGIVHDDMETSHYMKNFDVGHVPLRLAKAKQLLGVINHNFGTLAFCRRWLDRLDQSKYLLALKNLCDNGIVDAYPPLCDIKGCYTAQFEHTILLRPTCKEVISRGDDY; from the exons ATGGCCGCGGTCGTGACGGAAATTTCGACTTCGAAAAAATCGAAAGATTGCGAAGAAAACGGGCACGTGGTCGACGATGTCGACGCTAAAGAGATCGAAGACGTAGAAGCCGCAGAGGCaacgaagaaaaagaaaaaaaagaagaagaaaaagaaagctG CCCAGGAAGGTCAAGAAGGAGGTACACAAGAAGGAGGCGATGAAGACAAAATAGATCAAATTACTAAGAAATTAGATAACCAGGATCTAGAAGATGGGG AGAAAGAAGCCGACGCGGAAGGCGCTCCTAAGAAgaagaataaaaagaaaaacaagaaaaagaagG GTGGCGGTAAACAGCAAACAGTCCCTCCTAGTCTCGCTATCGTCGATCTTTTCCCCGATGGAAATTTCCCCGAAGGTGAAATAATGGAATATCCGGCCACGCAGGATGA TCGTTTCGCTAAGGATAGAATAACGAACGAAGAAAAGAAACAATTAGATCGTTCGCAGTTAGATTTATATAACGAAATCAGATTAGCTGCTGAAGCCCATAGACAG ACCAGGCAGTATATGCAGAGTTATATTAAACCAGGAATGACTATGATTCATATATG cgaAACGTTGGAAGGAATTTCGCGCAAGTTAATCAAAGAGAACGGTTTAGAGGCTGGTTTAGCGTTCCCGACCGGGTGTTCGTTGAATCACTGCGCGGCGCATTACACCCCGAACGCCGGCGACACGACCGTGCTCGGCTACGACGATGTCTGTAAAATTGATTTCGGAACGCACATTAACG GTCGTATCATCGATTGCGCGTTTACGATGAGTTTCAACCCGAAATACGATAAACTTTTAGAAGCGGTGAAGGACGCGACGAATACAGGAATCAGG AACGCCGGTATTGATGTGAGGTTGTGTGATATCGGTGAAGCGATTCAAGAAGTTATGGAGTCCTACGAGGTAGAATTGGACGGAAAAACATATCAAG TGAAACCGATTAGGAATTTGAACGGTCACTCGATCGGTCCGTATCGAATACACGCCGGTAAAACTGTACCGATCGTAAAGGGAGGCGAAGCCGTTAAAATGGAG gaaaatgaattttacgcGATTGAAACGTTTGGCAGCACCGGTAAAGGTATCGTTCACGACGATATGGAAACGTCTCATTATATGAAGAATTTCGATGTCGGTCACGTGCCACTCAG GTTAGCCAAGGCTAAACAACTGCTGGGAGTAATAAACCACAATTTCGGTACGTTAGCTTTCTGTCGACGATGGTTAGATCGTCTCGACCAGTCGAAGTATCTTCTCGCTTTAAAGAATCTATGTGATAACGGAATCGTCGACGCGTATCCGCCGCTCTGCGATATTAAAGGCTGTTACACGGCGCAGTTCGAGCACACGATTCTCCTACGTCCGACGTGTAAGGAAGTTATAAGTCGCGGCGATGATTATTAG
- the LOC141901906 gene encoding uncharacterized protein LOC141901906 — MNPSEVQSAASPLTGVSTTEMAADARFEIHARYLDRLSVNLNTNPLGLKTGPNRDVRDFFAVHRPANKITTDLKFRNYKSPRLEASTAFDARLRKPLSNANSYRSVDRFSREYRTKKILADDERLATMQKRKQQKENRSRHGSSIESNSIASTTPRKWRNNPLDSNIDDEKRLPYIDQKRANQKLRKEYGDNIRQKMFASKNRQKFRVNYDYVDLNSSLSSSDKVLLGGDDDVTMDTPTARYIGSRNRNGVRETPDSNYSKSSSRKNELYTGYGNQKTGRGFVSRSLPNETRIPRRLPQLNGDNRSSPRLPQLDLSDVNRRSTSRMESESPRAKNYTRGYMNKGNFFPTEPDISFSPSIDFPENRRPLPSVKRVNTPTSPDHLFNVHHIALSPRTAKPAAASTKRSTPPRYMGDYEILDEPTHYSSRSTSSEDFARDSPKYIASYGLESVKIANLMRTDYDERSQERRSSREERGWSGGEWRDNSVLSGASKISAESKLSTETKRENESSFTAVDAEQPGESEDLDPTDSTNIIIEDPATTTTDDMERGITPIPTDGFSRQKSSEAGEGTESPALSTDLSQRKSPNTNDDDARSREITPSDGDLGRRKSPEADDVTNETNEATPKTDEDVSESRVATPFPSSSDLGRRTAEEETSEAMNESENPTTPTATELLVTEEEERATTSTPARDDSVTDADISTNDNQDDTATTNHEEFPVEETQTDYEAEIRFSVDEFDRASSNMSQIRQSPFDEKDEGSTSATSIVVDGDCEADDPKSRADYSDELKRENSPEIIAYGLTVPGTVQAERLIKISDKQSSSDGADIPEIRMITATPLPHDYFDNL, encoded by the exons ATGAATCCGTCTGAAGTACAGTCGGCGGCTTCCCCGCTGACTGGAGTGTCGACCACAGAGATGGCCGCCGACGCCCGCTTTGAAATACACGCCCGATACCTGGATCGTCTCTCCGTGAACCTGAACACAAATCCGCTCGGACTTAAAACCGGACCTAAcag GGATGTCAGAGATTTCTTCGCTGTACATAGACCAGCCAACAA gataacgactgatttgaaatttcgCAACTACAAGAGCCCTCGACTAGAGGCGAGTACCGCATTCGACGCCCGGCTGAGAAAACCGCTTTCAAACGCGAACAGCTACCGGTCGGTGGACCGATTCAGCCGCGAGTACCGAACGAAAAAAATCCTCGCCGACGACGAGCGATTAGCGACGATGCAAAAACGGAAACAGCAGAAAGAGAACCGATCGCGTCACGGGTCGAGTATCGAGTCGAATTCGATCGCCAGTACAACGCCGAGAAAATGGCGCAACAATCCGTTAGATTCGAATATCGACGACGAAAAACGTCTGCCGTATATCGATCAGAAACGAGCCAATCAAAAACTGCGCAAAGAATACGGCGATAACATCCGGCAGAAAATGTTCGCGTCGAAAAATCGTCAGAAATTTCGCGTTAATTACGATTACGTAGATTTGAATAGTTCGTTAAGTTCGAGCGATAAAGTATTACTGGGCGGCGACGATGACGTCACGATGGACACCCCGACCGCCAGATACATCGGGAGTAGAAATAGAAACGGCGTTCGCGAAACCCCGGATTCAAATTACAGTAAATCGTCTTCGAGGAAGAATGAACTGTATACCGGGTACGGTAATCAGAAAACGGGACGGGGATTTGTGTCGCGGAGTTTACCGAACGAAACACGAATACCCAGACGACTACCACAGTTGAACGGGGATAATCGGAGCAGTCCGCGTTTACCACAGCTAGATCTAAGCGACGTAAATCGCCGGAGCACTTCGCGAATGGAATCGGAATCGCCGCGTGCTAAAAACTATACCCGCGGTTACATGAACAAAGGCAATTTCTTTCCGACCGAAccggatatttcattttcgccTTCGATTGACTTCCCGGAAAATCGGAGACCGTTACCGTCCGTGAAGCGGGTCAACACGCCAACCAGTCCCGATCATCTATTCAACGTTCATCACATCGCGCTGTCTCCGAGAACGGCGAAACCAGCGGCGGCGTCAACAAAACGGTCGACTCCGCCGCGATATATGGGCGATTATGAAATTCTCGACGAGCCGACTCACTACAGTTCGCGAAGTACAAGTTCAGAAGATTTCGCCAGGGATAGCCCGAAGTATATAGCCTCGTACGGGCTGGAGAGCGTTAAAATCGCTAATCTAATGAGGACGGACTACGACGAACGGTCACAGGAGCGACGGAGCAGTCGAGAGGAGCGTGGCTGGAGCGGCGGTGAATGGCGGGATAATTCGGTTTTGTCAGGGGCGAGTAAAATCAGTGCCGAGTCGAAACTCAGCACCGAGACCAAGCGAGAGAATGAATCGAGTTTTACCGCTGTAGATGCGGAGCAGCCGGGAGAATCGGAAGATCTAGATCCGACCGATTCGACCAATATTATCATTGAAGAtccagcaacaacaacaaccgaCGATATGGAACGCGGAATAACCCCGATTCCTACTGATGGATTTAGCAGACAGAAATCTTCAGAGGCCGGAGAAGGCACTGAATCGCCAGCACTGAGTACCGACTTGAGCCAACGGAAATCTCCGAACACTAACGACGATGATGCACGGTCCCGCGAAATAACTCCCAGTGATGGCGATTTGGGCAGGCGAAAATCCCCCGAAGCTGACGATGTCACGAATGAAACTAACGAAGCGACTCCGAAAACCGACGAAGATGTCAGCGAATCGAGAGTCGCGACGCCATTTCCGAGTAGCAGCGATTTGGGCAGACGAACGGCTGAAGAAGAAACCAGTGAAGCGATGAATGAGAGTGAAAATCCGACAACTCCAACAGCCACTGAATTACTCGTTACAGAAGAAGAGGAAAGAGCAACCACGTCGACTCCAGCTAGAGATGACTCGGTAACCGACGCTGATATTTCAACCAATGATAATCAAGATGACACGGCGACGACCAATCACGAGGAATTTCCGGTTGAAGAGACTCAAACCGACTACGAAGCAGAAATTCGATTTTCCGTAGATGAATTCGACCGGGCTTCGTCAAACATGAGCCAAATTCGTCAGTCACCTTTCGACGAGAAAGACGAGGGCTCGACGTCGGCGACATCTATCGTCGTGGATGGTGACTGCGAAGCAGACGATCCGAAATCTAGGGCCGATTATTCGGATGAATTGAAGAGGGAAAATTCACCTGAAATTATCGCTTACGGTTTGACAGTACCCGGTACTGTACAGGCAGAAAGATTGATCAAAATCAGCGATAAACAATCCAGCTCTGATGGAGCCGATATCCCAGAGATACGAATGATCACCGCTACCCCGCTACCACATGACTACTTCGACAATTTATAG